A DNA window from Gigantopelta aegis isolate Gae_Host chromosome 4, Gae_host_genome, whole genome shotgun sequence contains the following coding sequences:
- the LOC121369901 gene encoding uncharacterized protein LOC121369901, whose product MYKITYRRMSSFWEFICNYCYSIYKQIQGKWPINALRGPHLKPASEETTTVLKKILQILIKEVSATSDDVCSLLDSLPDQEDLLQVVDDIQGYDILQLAVIRGWKDVVYLLLKKQCSPDGYRCSPPVHLAAFTGRADILKLLLSSGAGNNSSCGMCFPQYHLALSYKTSLLGFNKYPVFRCHSNSLSPVKCAVIENKAECLDVLLESLPDKIKAKGNFLPTLLHYACLNGATSCIEYFVKRYPGYVDWFNDEGETPLLSAVPWGRESVTILVDSGADVRIVSKKLHETALHRLYRRNIDGLFSIFDTTKYLLTTGIEQQINAYTTLGETPLHMIISHVSYTGGHFADPNQRKVARSHLQEDYQQQVLDTMKLLMEFNADHTLLNAYGLQPLSRMLHIALKACNVDNPCPCVQTSIFTYLIKDYKNDYSALCQAMEVLLSHGANPNFQCQLGHSPVVILLLCLIYDDVYCLCEQSMHVVQAFETLLKHGATLNFVTGNQGTCATLLAMMCKRYFSINLEEDEEEEGSLLSHGGSFKTNIKMKFAELANEVVTKFLQYGLNANHTSSKTCQYPKGGKGNALIDFVKLTEFCQSSKDLNVIHLWLRTLLQWGANPNISPYPSEPIICHCQSSIFLKKQDTQAMSHYIHDIKERDSFFKDGWAGEMLMLFYNSMDHQTLFECLSAAKTSAQIYHGDSGSMDILDLINELSENPRSLKQIARVAIYQSIERNCSRVHSLPIPDSLKRYLCFE is encoded by the coding sequence atgtataagatAACATACAGAAGGATGAGCTCGTTTTGGGAATTTATCTGCAATTATTGCTACTCCATCTACAAACAAATACAAGGAAAATGGCCCATCAATGCTCTGCGTGGACCACATCTGAAACCAGCATCTGAAGAAACGACAACAGTTCTGAAGAAGATTCTTCAGATCCTGATCAAGGAAGTGTCGGCCACGTCCGATGATGTGTGTTCTCTGCTGGATAGCCTCCCAGACCAGGAGGATCTCCTACAGGTGGTCGATGACATCCAAGGCTACGACATCCTGCAGCTTGCAGTCATCCGGGGCTGGAAGGATGTTGTGTATCTGCTGCTGAAGAAGCAGTGCAGTCCAGACGGTTACCGGTGCAGTCCTCCTGTGCATCTAGCGGCCTTCACAGGCAGGGCAGACATCCTCAAGCTGTTGCTGAGCTCTGGGGCAGGGAACAATTCCTCGTGTGGGATGTGTTTCCCACAGTACCACCTGGCTCTGTCTTACAAGACCTCTCTTCTGGGATTCAATAAATATCCGGTGTTCCGTTGCCATAGTAACTCTCTCAGTCCAGTGAAATGTGCCGTTATTGAAAATAAGGCCGAATGTCTTGATGTGTTACTGGAGTCTTTACCAGACAAGATCAAAGCCAAAGGCAATTTTCTGCCAACTCTACTTCATTATGCCTGTCTAAACGGTGCCACATCTTGTATTGAATATTTCGTGAAGAGGTATCCTGGGTATGTGGACTGGTTTAATGATGAGGGTGAAACTCCTCTCCTTTCGGCTGTTCCTTGGGGTAGAGAGAGTGTCACAATTCTAGTCGACAGTGGTGCTGATGTGCGGATCGTCTCGAAGAAGCTCCACGAGACTGCACTGCACCGTCTGTACAGAAGGAACATTGATGGGCTGTTCTCCATCTTCGACACAACGAAGTACCTTCTCACCACCGGGATTGAACAGCAGATAAACGCTTACACGACTCTTGGAGAGACTCCACTTCACATGATCATCTCCCATGTCTCGTACACAGGGGGCCACTTTGCCGACCCAAACCAGCGTAAGGTCGCGAGGAGTCATCTCCAGGAGGACTACCAGCAGCAAGTGCTGGACACAATGAAGCTGCTGATGGAGTTCAACGCTGACCACACCCTGCTCAATGCGTACGGTCTGCAGCCTCTCAGCAGGATGCTGCACATTGCCCTGAAGGCCTGCAACGTGGACAATCCATGTCCCTGTGTGCAGACGTCCATCTTCACGTACCTCATCAAGGACTACAAGAACGACTACTCTGCCCTCTGTCAGGCCATGGAGGTGCTGCTGTCTCACGGTGCCAACCCAAACTTCCAGTGCCAGCTGGGTCACAGTCCGGTGGTTATTCTACTCCTGTGTCTTATTTATGACGATGTGTACTGTCTCTGTGAGCAATCCATGCATGTTGTGCAGGCCTTTGAGACTCTGCTGAAGCATGGTGCTACATTGAACTTTGTCACAGGCAACCAGGGCACGTGTGCAACTCTTTTGGCCATGATGTGTAAACGGTACTTTAGTATTAATCtcgaagaagatgaagaagaagaaggaagccTCTTGAGTCATGGCGGCAGTTTTAAAACCAACATCAAAATGAAGTTTGCCGAGCTGGCAAATGAAGTCGTCACCAAGTTTCTGCAGTATGGCTTGAATGCCAACCACACCAGTTCCAAAACCTGTCAGTACCCTAAAGGCGGTAAAGGGAATGCCTTGATAGACTTTGTCAAACTCACCGAGTTCTGTCAGTCATCGAAAGATCTGAACGTGATTCACCTGTGGCTGAGGACACTGCTTCAGTGGGGGGCGAACCCCAACATCTCGCCGTACCCATCGGAGCCGATCATCTGCCACTGCCAGAGTTCTATCTTCCTGAAGAAGCAGGACACCCAGGCGATGAGCCACTACATCCACGATATCAAGGAGCGGGATTCCTTCTTCAAGGACGGGTGGGCGGGGGAGATGCTCATGCTGTTCTACAACTCCATGGACCACCAGACTCTCTTCGAGTGCCTCAGCGCAGCCAAGACCAGCGCTCAGATCTATCACGGAGACTCAGGCAGCATGGATATCTTGGACCTGATTAATGAGTTATCAGAGAACCCCAGAAGTCTTAAGCAGATTGCACGAGTTGCGATTTATCAGTCAATAGAGCGAAACTGCTCACGGGTACATTCCCTGCCTATTCCAGATTCTCTGAAGAGATACTTGTGTTTTGAGTAA